In the genome of Candidatus Reidiella endopervernicosa, one region contains:
- a CDS encoding TonB-dependent receptor plug domain-containing protein, whose translation MNPRLALVWQSTDKFTTKLMYGEAFKAPSFQQLFAETSFTLPNPDLDPERSETLELAFSYAATKNLNLGLNIYHFQQSDFIRAQTVMGLSKRQYMNSGEHTIRGVEVEARLQATKTCASRVTTPFAIQMTMSIGPSRSLSRMPIYVQIGGCCRGGTGICRLTGLVSVLERRAIAENRLMTI comes from the coding sequence TTGAACCCTCGTCTGGCACTGGTCTGGCAGAGTACCGATAAATTCACCACCAAGCTGATGTATGGAGAGGCCTTCAAAGCACCCTCATTCCAGCAGCTCTTTGCTGAGACCTCTTTCACTCTGCCCAATCCTGATCTCGATCCTGAGCGTTCAGAAACACTTGAGCTAGCATTTAGCTATGCGGCAACGAAGAACCTCAATCTAGGACTCAATATCTATCATTTCCAGCAGTCCGATTTTATCCGTGCGCAGACGGTGATGGGGCTTTCCAAGCGCCAATATATGAACTCTGGTGAACATACCATTCGCGGCGTTGAGGTTGAGGCGAGGCTGCAGGCGACTAAAACCTGCGCCTCTCGGGTAACTACACCGTTCGCAATCCAGATGACAATGAGTATCGGGCCATCCAGGAGTCTGAGCAGGATGCCTATTTACGTGCAGATTGGGGGCTGTTGCCGGGGTGGAACTGGAATCTGCAGGCTAACTGGATTGGTGAGCGTGCTCGAGCGTCGGGCGATAGCCGAGAAC
- a CDS encoding TonB-dependent receptor plug domain-containing protein, with product MSIYRPIIIILCLLQTLAVHASSEERFDHFLSLSLEELMALEVTISTASKQSITKAPAVVTVITAEDIKATGATNIVDALEGVPGIHIRTNQFAFRPFVQFRGANASQTLLMVNGAPMSDLMWGFGIFWKGLPTSMIERVEIIRGPGSALFGADASAGVVNIITKTAGKIDRSEIGVRTGSFNTHNAWAQYGDQWGGFDVAFTADFYTTNGHDPYIEADGQTLQDQSLATNVSLAPGAAQIGWNNMDLRFSLARANWRVNVDYMKHSDLEIGLTGAGVLDPVTEASDSRFNTSLLYTNELFSENWGLDAELRYQHLDYTSGDGFQERPRRL from the coding sequence ATGAGCATCTATCGACCGATAATAATAATACTTTGCCTGCTGCAGACACTTGCTGTTCATGCCAGTAGCGAAGAGCGGTTTGACCATTTTCTCTCCTTAAGCCTTGAGGAGCTAATGGCCCTTGAGGTCACGATCTCCACAGCATCCAAGCAGTCCATTACCAAGGCTCCTGCAGTCGTTACAGTCATTACCGCAGAAGATATCAAAGCGACGGGCGCGACCAATATTGTCGATGCGCTTGAGGGCGTGCCGGGCATCCATATCCGTACTAATCAGTTCGCCTTTAGGCCATTTGTGCAGTTCCGTGGTGCCAATGCCAGTCAGACGCTGCTGATGGTGAACGGTGCGCCGATGAGTGACCTGATGTGGGGCTTTGGCATCTTCTGGAAGGGATTGCCGACCAGCATGATCGAACGGGTTGAGATTATTCGCGGTCCCGGTTCGGCCCTGTTTGGTGCTGATGCCTCTGCGGGTGTGGTGAATATCATCACCAAAACCGCTGGCAAGATCGATCGTTCGGAGATCGGGGTGCGTACCGGCTCCTTTAACACGCATAACGCCTGGGCGCAGTATGGCGATCAGTGGGGCGGATTCGATGTGGCCTTTACGGCCGATTTCTACACGACCAATGGGCATGATCCTTATATCGAAGCCGATGGGCAGACCCTTCAGGATCAATCACTCGCAACCAATGTCTCCCTGGCGCCGGGCGCTGCCCAGATTGGCTGGAATAACATGGATCTCCGTTTCTCACTTGCGAGAGCGAACTGGCGTGTCAATGTTGACTATATGAAGCATAGCGATCTCGAGATCGGTTTGACGGGAGCCGGAGTGCTAGACCCAGTTACTGAGGCGAGCGATAGTCGCTTTAATACCAGCCTGCTCTATACCAATGAACTGTTCAGTGAAAACTGGGGACTTGATGCGGAGCTTCGCTATCAGCATCTCGACTACACGTCGGGCGACGGCTTTCAGGAACGTCCCCGGCGCCTTTGA
- a CDS encoding WD40 repeat domain-containing protein: MGRFSRIYHDSRLSPDGNLLATSGEDRSVSLWDVSDGQLITRLDHHSGSVNEISFLQMESGCCRPAQTVVSAFGIYQKSPACQSA, encoded by the coding sequence ATGGGCAGATTCTCCAGGATATATCACGACAGCCGCCTCTCTCCCGACGGTAATCTATTGGCGACTTCTGGAGAAGATCGGTCCGTATCGCTTTGGGATGTCTCGGACGGACAACTTATTACTCGACTCGATCATCATAGTGGTAGCGTTAATGAGATCAGTTTTCTACAGATGGAGAGCGGATGCTGTCGGCCAGCTCAGACGGTAGTGTCGGCATTTGGGATCTATCAAAAATCGCCTGCTTGCCAGTCTGCTTAG
- a CDS encoding WD40 repeat domain-containing protein, translating to MLDLLAVPTGSEPAYTATSLESIAISPDATTIFLGGSNEGGLYSRTSGKPLLRIRRDGIFIGASFSPDGKRLATAMSDNEVCLWGRNTGEQLRCLDGHKNLVTDVAFSPDGSTIASAGYEGEILISEVESGKPVTTLSGHQGGVYGLDYSPDGKHLLRWGRQHGALLEYRWRYGC from the coding sequence ATGCTCGACCTACTGGCTGTTCCGACCGGAAGTGAACCTGCATATACGGCCACCTCGCTTGAAAGCATTGCGATCTCACCCGATGCCACAACAATCTTTCTCGGCGGTTCGAACGAGGGTGGCCTCTACAGCAGAACAAGTGGAAAACCCCTGTTGCGTATTCGGCGCGATGGCATCTTTATTGGTGCGAGTTTCTCACCCGATGGAAAACGGCTGGCCACGGCGATGTCAGATAATGAGGTCTGTCTCTGGGGTCGCAATACTGGAGAGCAGTTGCGTTGTCTGGATGGTCACAAGAACCTTGTAACAGATGTTGCTTTCTCTCCTGATGGATCAACTATTGCGTCTGCCGGTTATGAGGGTGAGATCCTCATTTCAGAGGTTGAAAGTGGTAAACCGGTTACCACCCTTAGCGGTCATCAGGGAGGTGTCTACGGACTCGACTATTCGCCAGATGGCAAACACCTGCTGAGGTGGGGGAGACAGCACGGGGCGCTTCTGGAGTATCGATGGCGATACGGGTGCTGA